In one window of Streptomyces griseus subsp. griseus DNA:
- a CDS encoding ATP-binding protein, which translates to MMVGMAGLEGVDQPRPRSSATAARWTSGMDDEQAFKALELFGNPTEKEVLLPSRPESAATARRLTSCVVLRQWALSPQTAEYAVLLVSELVGNAVRHTGARVFGLRMVRRRGWIRIEVRDPSRGLPCLMPVREMDISGRGLFLVDKLSDRWGVDLLPRGKTTWFEMRISDR; encoded by the coding sequence ATGATGGTGGGCATGGCGGGCCTGGAGGGTGTGGATCAGCCGCGACCGCGCAGCAGCGCGACCGCGGCACGCTGGACGTCGGGCATGGATGACGAACAGGCGTTCAAGGCGCTGGAGTTGTTCGGAAATCCGACCGAGAAGGAAGTCCTGCTGCCGTCGCGGCCGGAGTCCGCGGCGACCGCCCGCCGGCTCACCTCCTGTGTGGTGCTCCGGCAGTGGGCGCTCTCGCCGCAGACCGCCGAGTACGCGGTGCTCCTCGTCTCCGAGCTCGTCGGCAACGCGGTGCGCCACACCGGCGCCCGCGTCTTCGGGTTACGGATGGTGCGCCGCCGGGGCTGGATCCGGATCGAGGTGCGGGACCCCTCGCGCGGGCTGCCGTGTCTGATGCCGGTGCGTGAGATGGACATCAGCGGCCGGGGCCTCTTCCTCGTCGACAAGCTCTCCGACCGGTGGGGCGTCGATCTGCTGCCGCGCGGCAAGACCACCTGGTTCGAGATGAGGATCTCCGACCGCTGA
- a CDS encoding polysaccharide deacetylase family protein: MEGRRAPVRRRDALGAGAAILAAALTAGCARGSEGAASVVGGAPAPSPSYPSTPTPAAVRAPRRLPGQPVRITHGPRDRPRVALTFEGRGDPDLAAAALTRIERAGARVTVLAVGSWLDAHPAMARRVLDGGHEIGNHTQNHRDLTTLDERTVYEEITACARRLRRLTGSIGTWFRPSPGPGATPLVQHLARRAGYPHVLSYDVESLDHTATGVPAVLRKVTGELRPGSVVGLSLARPVTVAALPLLLTEIDRRGLHAVTATELLS; encoded by the coding sequence ATGGAGGGACGCAGGGCGCCGGTGCGCCGTCGCGATGCGCTGGGCGCCGGGGCCGCGATCCTCGCCGCCGCCCTGACGGCGGGGTGCGCGAGGGGGTCGGAGGGTGCGGCGTCCGTGGTCGGCGGGGCGCCCGCGCCCTCCCCGTCGTACCCGTCCACCCCCACGCCCGCCGCCGTGCGAGCCCCGCGCCGCCTTCCCGGGCAGCCCGTCCGGATCACCCACGGCCCCCGCGACCGGCCCCGCGTCGCCCTCACCTTCGAGGGCCGGGGCGACCCGGACCTCGCGGCCGCCGCGCTCACCCGGATCGAACGGGCCGGGGCCCGGGTCACCGTCCTCGCCGTCGGCAGCTGGCTGGACGCGCATCCGGCCATGGCCCGCCGGGTCCTCGACGGCGGCCACGAGATCGGCAACCACACCCAGAACCACCGCGACCTCACCACCCTCGACGAGCGCACGGTGTACGAGGAGATCACCGCCTGCGCCCGGCGGTTGCGCCGGCTCACCGGCTCCATCGGCACCTGGTTCCGCCCTTCGCCCGGCCCCGGCGCCACCCCGCTCGTCCAGCACCTCGCCCGGCGGGCCGGTTACCCGCACGTCCTCTCGTACGATGTCGAGTCCCTGGACCACACCGCGACCGGGGTGCCGGCCGTCCTGCGCAAGGTGACGGGCGAACTGCGGCCCGGTTCCGTGGTGGGGCTGAGCCTCGCCCGGCCGGTCACCGTCGCCGCGCTGCCCCTGCTCCTCACCGAGATCGACCGGCGCGGCCTGCACGCGGTGACGGCCACGGAGCTGCTGAGCTGA
- a CDS encoding EF-hand domain-containing protein, translating into MADIESARTVFEKFDANGDGLITANEYKSAMAQLGDPFVTETVAQAIINAHDGNGDGLLTFDEFWAAQNKA; encoded by the coding sequence GTGGCGGACATCGAGTCGGCGCGGACGGTATTCGAGAAGTTCGACGCGAACGGCGACGGTCTCATCACGGCCAACGAGTACAAGAGCGCGATGGCGCAGCTGGGCGACCCGTTCGTCACCGAGACGGTGGCCCAGGCGATCATCAACGCCCACGACGGCAACGGTGACGGCCTGCTCACCTTCGACGAGTTCTGGGCCGCGCAGAACAAGGCCTGA
- a CDS encoding CopD family protein — protein MLSGPPADPAAPTPPSGSGSSPSGSGTSLSGPGTPATGAGLPATDSGPGLPAAESGAPLPAAGSGPVPPSAGAPADAATIARSVVVRPVALAPDVVPASGDGSGRKPSRLSAPSRFPATAALAAAGLLAILIAVFGPGLAARGTGELRIPGAGLTTLLRTALFTALAVHLGELLAAQLSLPVRGRPRTAVRSWSGYAALAGAAAAAGQIIQLAAVSGLGITATYATRDGGLLLIIANGLFIAAGCAASRRPALALAPLAVVIGAEAIRAHPEAYSPEIGAALTVVHLTAASLWTGGLLYVLRTMWLWRGSPVAARALLGRYARLAIWLYVALAATGTVSTLRRLPLDVVFTSAYGRTLLVKVALMAVVSALAVAARRRMLRDTDPAVAHRLARREQAVLGAVVVVSAILTAVPDPHGISMRP, from the coding sequence ATGCTCTCCGGACCTCCGGCCGATCCGGCCGCACCGACGCCGCCGTCCGGCTCCGGCAGCTCGCCGTCCGGCTCGGGGACGTCGTTGTCCGGACCTGGTACGCCGGCCACCGGAGCCGGTCTCCCGGCCACCGATTCCGGTCCCGGTCTGCCGGCCGCCGAGTCCGGTGCCCCTCTGCCGGCCGCCGGTTCGGGTCCCGTTCCGCCGTCGGCCGGTGCGCCGGCCGACGCGGCGACCATCGCCCGGTCCGTCGTCGTACGGCCCGTCGCGCTGGCGCCCGACGTGGTCCCGGCCTCCGGCGACGGGTCCGGCCGGAAGCCGTCCCGGCTCTCCGCCCCCTCCCGGTTCCCCGCCACGGCCGCCCTGGCCGCCGCCGGGCTCCTCGCGATCCTCATAGCCGTGTTCGGCCCCGGGCTCGCCGCACGCGGCACCGGGGAGCTGCGGATACCGGGCGCGGGGCTCACCACCCTGCTCCGTACCGCCCTCTTCACCGCGCTCGCCGTCCACCTCGGCGAGCTGCTCGCCGCGCAGCTCAGCCTCCCCGTCCGAGGCCGCCCCCGTACCGCCGTACGGAGCTGGTCCGGGTACGCCGCGCTCGCCGGAGCCGCCGCCGCTGCCGGGCAGATCATCCAGCTCGCCGCCGTCAGCGGGCTCGGGATCACCGCGACGTACGCCACCCGGGACGGCGGGCTCCTCCTCATCATCGCCAACGGGCTCTTCATCGCCGCCGGGTGCGCCGCGAGCAGGCGGCCCGCCCTCGCGCTCGCCCCGCTCGCCGTCGTCATCGGCGCGGAGGCCATCCGCGCCCACCCGGAGGCGTACAGCCCGGAGATCGGCGCCGCGCTCACCGTCGTCCACCTGACCGCCGCTTCTCTGTGGACCGGGGGGCTGCTGTACGTCCTGCGGACCATGTGGCTCTGGCGCGGGTCGCCCGTCGCCGCCCGTGCGCTGCTCGGCCGGTACGCGCGCCTGGCGATCTGGCTGTACGTGGCCCTCGCCGCCACCGGCACCGTCTCGACCCTGCGACGGCTGCCGCTGGACGTGGTGTTCACCTCCGCCTACGGGCGCACCCTGCTGGTCAAGGTGGCGCTGATGGCGGTGGTCAGCGCGCTGGCGGTGGCGGCCCGGCGGCGGATGCTCCGGGACACCGACCCGGCCGTCGCCCACCGTCTCGCCCGCCGCGAACAGGCCGTGCTGGGCGCGGTCGTGGTCGTCTCGGCGATCCTCACCGCGGTCCCCGACCCGCACGGGATCTCGATGCGGCCCTAG
- a CDS encoding nucleotidyltransferase domain-containing protein — translation MSHYAMSAEDARALLERLHAHGVDACVGGGWSVDALLGKQTRDHSDLDLWVPAAHLDPLFVALGEAGVDRIFPWPGDRPWNFVLHDGARLRVDLHLYESLADGSLHYGSVVDGDSFPAEALAGHGFIAGATVRCESAWWAVRCHTGYPARDVDRHDVPLLCRKFGIPLPEGFAPCVP, via the coding sequence GTGAGTCACTATGCGATGTCAGCCGAGGATGCACGCGCGCTTCTGGAGCGGCTCCACGCCCACGGCGTAGATGCATGTGTGGGCGGTGGGTGGAGCGTTGATGCACTGCTCGGCAAGCAGACGAGAGATCATTCCGACCTCGATCTATGGGTGCCGGCCGCACATCTTGACCCACTGTTCGTTGCGTTGGGTGAAGCCGGCGTCGACCGAATCTTCCCGTGGCCAGGTGACAGGCCGTGGAACTTCGTCCTGCACGACGGCGCACGGTTGCGGGTTGACCTGCACCTCTACGAGTCGCTTGCGGATGGATCGCTGCACTACGGATCCGTGGTGGATGGCGATTCCTTTCCGGCCGAAGCACTCGCCGGACACGGTTTCATCGCCGGGGCCACGGTGCGTTGCGAGTCGGCCTGGTGGGCGGTGCGCTGCCATACGGGATACCCGGCTCGTGATGTCGATCGCCACGATGTCCCTTTGCTGTGCCGGAAGTTCGGGATCCCGCTGCCAGAAGGTTTCGCGCCTTGCGTCCCCTGA